Proteins co-encoded in one Astyanax mexicanus isolate ESR-SI-001 chromosome 1, AstMex3_surface, whole genome shotgun sequence genomic window:
- the LOC103022915 gene encoding C2 calcium-dependent domain-containing protein 6 isoform X1 yields MDMKQQSEQECSPSPTSCGCCNFHFLRWALFHRRIGVQDSQSEDDKTKRPTKMSVRRLIKRLQKTGQTPVVEVRKDVRGVSSELESLQESTECSSSSQPGPEVQEKKTVPLVPLGEPVGVLSVTIKSCKDLTTFTYVKSGTLGAVRVTFGKLQRSTKLQLYKDPMIFNEKMHISVQISKEDVFGDNDSSVLMVDLLCVDAHTRVFRIMGNDTISLMEILNNPSPIYLFDLRLQDQKVGTVDAELGFTYGFMGYGYSHQITHSEKTVKSLVQKSCFLRCPPPEDQSDTHDNDVSPSTLPPVDLDSLIQSDSVSSSEPAGLVEQAIRRRARLSRLQTKWKTLESSEDRLTFLENLIMKKGPSK; encoded by the exons ATGGATATGAAACAGCAAAGCGAGCAGGAGTGCTCCCCCAGTCCCACAAGCTGTGGGTGCTGCAACTTTCACTTTCTCAGGTGGGCCCTCTTTCATAGGAGGATTGGCGTCCAGGACAGTCAGAGCGAGGACGACAAAACAAAGAGGCCCACAAAGATG AGTGTACGGAGACTTATTAAAAGACTCCAAAAAACAGGGCAGACTCCAGTAGTCGAGGTCAGGAAAGATGTGAGAGGTGTGAGCTCTGAGTTGGAGAGCCTGCAGGAG TCTACTGAATGCAGCTCCTCGTCTCAGCCTGGTCCGGAGGTGCAGGAGAAGAAGACAGTACCATTAGTGCCACTCGGAGAGCCG GTGGGGGTGCTGTCAGTGACCATCAAGAGCTGCAAAGATTTGACTACATTTA CTTATGTAAAGTCAGGAACACTGGGAGCTGTGAGGGTCACTTTTGGAAAACTGCAGAGAAGCACAAAACTGCAGCTCTACAAGGACCCCATGATCTTCAATGAAAAGATGCACATCTCCGTTCAG ATCAGCAAGGAAGATGTTTTTGGGGACAACGACTCCAGTGTTCTGATGGTGGATTTGCTTTGTGTTGATGCTCATACACGCGTCTTCAGAATCATGGGCAACGACACCATTAGTCTAATGGAAATTTTAAAT aATCCATCACCAATTTACTTGTTTGATCTGAGGCTCCAAGATCAA aAAGTTGGCACGGTGGACGCAGAGTTGGGGTTCACTTACGGCTTTATGGGCTATGGATATTCTCACCAG ATAACACACagtgaaaaaactgtaaaaagtctGGTGCAGAAATCCTGCTTTCTCCGCTGCCCTCCTCCTGAGGATCAAAGTGATACACACGA TAATGATGTGAGCCCTTCTACACTGCCCCCAGTGGACCTCGACTCACTGATACAGTCAGACTCAGTGAGTAGTTCTGAACCTGCAGGCCTAGTGGAACAAGCTATAAGGAGGAGAGCCAG GCTTTCACGTCTACAAACTAAATGGAAGACGTTGGAGAGCAGTGAGGACAGGCTGACATTTCTGGAGAATTTGATCATGAAGAAG GGCCCATCTAAGTAG
- the LOC103022915 gene encoding C2 calcium-dependent domain-containing protein 6 isoform X2, producing MDMKQQSEQECSPSPTSCGCCNFHFLRWALFHRRIGVQDSQSEDDKTKRPTKMSTECSSSSQPGPEVQEKKTVPLVPLGEPVGVLSVTIKSCKDLTTFTYVKSGTLGAVRVTFGKLQRSTKLQLYKDPMIFNEKMHISVQISKEDVFGDNDSSVLMVDLLCVDAHTRVFRIMGNDTISLMEILNNPSPIYLFDLRLQDQKVGTVDAELGFTYGFMGYGYSHQITHSEKTVKSLVQKSCFLRCPPPEDQSDTHDNDVSPSTLPPVDLDSLIQSDSVSSSEPAGLVEQAIRRRARLSRLQTKWKTLESSEDRLTFLENLIMKKGPSK from the exons ATGGATATGAAACAGCAAAGCGAGCAGGAGTGCTCCCCCAGTCCCACAAGCTGTGGGTGCTGCAACTTTCACTTTCTCAGGTGGGCCCTCTTTCATAGGAGGATTGGCGTCCAGGACAGTCAGAGCGAGGACGACAAAACAAAGAGGCCCACAAAGATG TCTACTGAATGCAGCTCCTCGTCTCAGCCTGGTCCGGAGGTGCAGGAGAAGAAGACAGTACCATTAGTGCCACTCGGAGAGCCG GTGGGGGTGCTGTCAGTGACCATCAAGAGCTGCAAAGATTTGACTACATTTA CTTATGTAAAGTCAGGAACACTGGGAGCTGTGAGGGTCACTTTTGGAAAACTGCAGAGAAGCACAAAACTGCAGCTCTACAAGGACCCCATGATCTTCAATGAAAAGATGCACATCTCCGTTCAG ATCAGCAAGGAAGATGTTTTTGGGGACAACGACTCCAGTGTTCTGATGGTGGATTTGCTTTGTGTTGATGCTCATACACGCGTCTTCAGAATCATGGGCAACGACACCATTAGTCTAATGGAAATTTTAAAT aATCCATCACCAATTTACTTGTTTGATCTGAGGCTCCAAGATCAA aAAGTTGGCACGGTGGACGCAGAGTTGGGGTTCACTTACGGCTTTATGGGCTATGGATATTCTCACCAG ATAACACACagtgaaaaaactgtaaaaagtctGGTGCAGAAATCCTGCTTTCTCCGCTGCCCTCCTCCTGAGGATCAAAGTGATACACACGA TAATGATGTGAGCCCTTCTACACTGCCCCCAGTGGACCTCGACTCACTGATACAGTCAGACTCAGTGAGTAGTTCTGAACCTGCAGGCCTAGTGGAACAAGCTATAAGGAGGAGAGCCAG GCTTTCACGTCTACAAACTAAATGGAAGACGTTGGAGAGCAGTGAGGACAGGCTGACATTTCTGGAGAATTTGATCATGAAGAAG GGCCCATCTAAGTAG